A region of the Dyadobacter sp. CECT 9275 genome:
AATCTGTGATCATTTATGGTGCCGGGTCGCTGGGTATCATTACGAAAAATGCCCTGCTACAGGAGGCCGGAAAATATGAGATCAAATGTTTTATTGACGACAACCCAACCCTTACCAACAACTCGGTTGAAGGCGTGCGGGTATTTGACCTGCCTACCGCACTACAGAGATTTGTCGAGGGGCAGGGGGCAGTTCCCCAGATTATTCTGGCGGTGCAGAGTATATCCTCAGCAAGAAAAAAAGAACTCGCCGAGTTGTTTCTAAAATATAATATTGTGATGCGCATTGTTCCGTCCACGATTCAGTGGATGAATGGAACGTTTAACAGTGAACAAATCAGGAACATTAAAATTGAGGATCTGCTGGAGCGGGAACAGATCATTTTGCATGATGAAAACATCCGGGCACAGATCACCGGGAAAAGGATAATGATCACAGGTGCGGCAGGGTCTATCGGAAGTGAGCTCACCCGTCAGATTTCGGTTTATGCCCCGGCAGAGCTTTATCTGCTCGATCAGTCGGAGTCTGGCCTGTACGATCTGGAGTTTGATATCCAGCAGAACCTGGACAAGAAAACAAAAATGTCCGTCCATTCCGTGGTTTGTGATGTGAAGGATGTCGTTCGCATGCATACCGTTTTTGAGGAGGCGCGTCCCGAAATTGTTTTTCATACCGCTGCATACAAACACGTGCCCCTGATGGAAAAATTTCCGTATGAGGCGGTAAAAACAAATGTGCTGGGAACCAAAACCGTTGCAGACCTCAGTGCCAAATTTAAGGTAGAAGAATTTGTTTTCGTATCTACCGATAAGGCCGTAAACCCAACCAACGTAATGGGTGCTTCCAAGCGGCTGGCAGAAATATATCTTCAGGATTTAAACAGTAACCCAAATATAAAAACCCGCTACATAGTCACCCGTTTTGGTAACGTGTTGGGCTCCAACGGGTCAGTGGTTCCCCTTTTCAAAAAACAAATCCAGGCGGGCGGCCCTGTGACCGTAACGCATCCGGAAATCATAAGGTATTTTATGACGATCAGCGAAGCCTGCCAGCTGGTACTGGAAGCCGGGGCAATGGGTATGGGTGGCGAAATTTTTGTTTTCGATATGGGCGAGGCTGTCAGGATTCAGGATCTTGCCCGCAAAATGATCCAGCTCTCGGGTTATATCGTGGATAAGGATATCTCCATCTCTTATACCGGCTTACGTCCCGGCGAGAAATTATATGAAGAACTTCTGGCCGACCACGAGCATAATATTCAGACGCATCATCCAAAAATCATGATTGCCCGCATGCAGCCAATGGATTTGTCGGGTATACGTGAAAAAATTTCTCTGCTTTCTTTAGCCATGCAGTCTGCGGATGCAGAACAGATTGTAGCCCTTCTGAAAGCATGTATACCGGAATTTATAAGTAATAATTCGGTCTTCGAGAAACTTGACATAAAGCCCGATCATAAAATCGGAAAGTCGACCTTACCTTGGCAGAAATCCAGTGTCTGACATCCAAGCCAGATTTCGTCCGAACCATTCTGCAAAAGCTGGCCTTTTAAGGTACCCGTGTTCCCCCCTGGCATAAATATGCATTTCTGACAAAACCTTATTCGCTGTTAACGCTTCATAAAACAGGATACTGTGGGCAACAGGAACCACAGTGTCATCACTGGCGTGGGTTATGAAAGCTGGTGGCGTCTTTGACGTTACCTGAAATTCGTTTGAAAAATAACGCTGCTGGCCTGAGGATGTAGCAGATCCCAACAAATTCTTGGCGGATCCGACATGTCCTATCCCGTCCATGAAACTGATGACCGGATAAACCAGAATCATAAAGTCGGGGCGCAGACTTGTTTTGTTTTTATTTTCTATGAAAGTACTGTCAAAGTGCGTTCCGGCAGTGGCTGCCAGATGCCCTCCTGCGGAGAAACCCATTACCCCTATTTTCAGAGGGTCCAATTTCCAGCCCGTTGAATTCTCACGGATTGTTTTTATAGCCTGCTGAACATCCTGCAACGGGCCGACCGCCTGGTTCTGCATGTGCTTACTGTCTGGCAGCCGGTATTTCAGTACAAATGCTGTAACCCCGGCTTCGTTAAAGGCCTTAGCCACCTGGTACCCTTCCCTGTCGATCACCAGTACGCCGTAGCCGCCCCCCGGGCAAATGATGACGGATGTACCATTTGCCTTTCCTGCTGGCGGTGTAAAAATCGTTAAGGTCGGATGAGAAACTTTTCTTGCCACTCCATCTTTGATAACCTCTTCATCGGCTGCGCCTTTAGCCCCCGGAATTTCACCAGGATACAGATCCATTACCTTTTGGCTATATGCCACGCCCGAAATCATCACGACTCCAAGGGCAATCAAAAATTTTCTCATCCGGATATTTTCAGAAATATACTATTCGCTGATCGCACGATCCAGGTGAACATAACCGCCATCCACATGAATAAGCTGCCCGGTGGTGTGGCTGGAACGTACGGATAAAAGGAAGACCGCCATATTTGCAATTTCCTCCGCAGTGGTCATGCGGTTTTCCAAAGGAATTTTGCTCACAATGGAAGCAAGTTTCTCCTTAGGATTTGGAAGAGTCTGTATCCATTTCTCATACAGCGGTGTATAGCACTCCGCAACAATTACGGCATTGACACGGATTCCAAATGGCAACAATTCAACTGCCCATTCGCGGGTGAGTGCGTTTCTTCCTCCGTTTGCAGCCGCATACGCCGAAGTTCCTCCCTGCCCTGTTTCAGCGGTTTTCGAACCTATATTCAAAATTGCGCCCCGCGATTTCTTAAGAGCAGGAAGTGCATGATGCGCTATCAGATAATAATGGATGAGGTTACTGTGCAAGCTTTGCATAAACTTTTCGTAACTGCCTTTTTCCAGCCCCACACCATCATTTACACCGGCGTTATTCACAAGGCCATCAATGCTTCCGAAAGTATCCAGCACGGTATCCACCACTTTTGCGCATTCCTGCGGGTCAGACAGCTCCGCCGTAACCTGAAACGCACGGTATCCCTCTTCTTCTATTTCCGAAACAGCCTGCTGGTTATCCGCTCCGTTACGGCCGATGATCACCGGTACGGCCCCTTCCTTTGCTAATACGCCCGCTATTCCGCGGCCAATTCCCTTTGCCCCTCCCGTAACGATGATAATCTTGTCCTTTAATTCCAAATCCATGATACCTGTTGTTCTAATTTTTTTCTAATAATGATAAATGATACTATTTCTTAACTTTCAGCTGCCTATCGTTCTGATACACTTTTTAAACCGCATTATAGCAGAAACAGGCTATCCCGGGCACATTCATATTAAGGCTCCGACTGCGGGAATTTACCGTATAGGCTGCCGGATTGTACCAGCTCTTTCCTTCTAAATGCATATCTGAGAATTGCATCATTCTATGTTTATTGTGTTAATATCATTAATTTAATATAATATTTACAAGAAAATAAAATTATGTTTGTCGCCCGTTTACTTCATGAAATGCAAAAAATTAGTTAGTTTTGTGTACTATCCGAAAGTTACACTAGTTTCTTTGATGAGTGATATATCGAATTATTGAACTCTTTTTTACTATAATGACTTTCCCTTTACAAATAAAAACTGATTGAAGAGAATGAAATATTCAATACATGCCGAAGGCAAGTTTCAATTTATCGACGAAGGAAAAGGCGAAACGTTGCTCCTTTTACATGGCCTTTTCGGTGCCTTGAGTAATTGGGATGGTATTATTGACGGATTTTCTTCCCGCTTCCGGGTAATTATCCCTTTGCTTCCCATTTATGAACTGCCTCCGCGCGAGGCCGGGCTGGAAGCACTGCTGGCATTTCTGGAAGATTTTGTTTCATTTAAGAATCTGACAAATGTAACCGTCATCGGAAACTCTCTGGGCGGACATATAGGGTTGTTGTATACCTTAAAAAATCAGGACAATGTGGTCCGGCTTGTTCTGACAGGCAGTTCAGGGCTTTTCGAAAACTCGATGGGCGGCTCGTTCCCCAAAAGAGGAAGTTATGAATATATTAAGGAAAGGGTTGCTTATACCTTTTACGACCCCGCAGTGGCAACAAAAGATCTGATCGACGAAGTTTTTGAAACCACATCGAGTATTCCAAAGTGTATGAGTATTGTAGGGATAGCCAAATCCGCTCAGCGGCACAACCTTGCAAAAGATCTGCATGAGATAAAAGTTCCGACTTTGCTCGTCTGGGGACTGAATGATACAATCACCCCACCACATGTGGGGTATGAATTCAACCGTCTGATTGAGGGTTCTGAACTTTATTTTATTGATAAATGCTGCCACGCTCCCATGATGGAGCATCCGCAGGAATTTAATACCATCCTGGAAAGCTTTTTAGAAAAACATATTTCGGTTCCGGTCGAATAATTTTTTAAAGAGCCTGCTGGCTCTTTTTTTATAGGAAATAATATCTTTTACATACGAAAGTTGACACATATTCAGTTTTTTTATAGCTTCGGCTAAACGACACCAAATTATGATTGCCACCTCCTTGATAAATCCTATGATCCCAGCGCTCAAGCTTACCGACACGGTAAGCATGGCACTAGACTGGATGGATGAGTTTGAGGTAAAGCAACTGGTTGTCGTAGATGCAGGAAGTTACAAAGGCATTGTTTCCGAAGATATTCTGTTTGACTTCACCGACAGTTCGCAGCCACTCACCAAAATAATCATTCAGCACGAAGATATCTTCGCATTGGAAGATCAGCATACTTATGAGCTACTACGGCTGGTCAACGAATTCGGACTGGCTGTCGTTCCTGTGTTACACGACGACCGTACCTTTGCTGGTACCATTATCGCCACCGATCTTGTCGAACGTTTCGTTAATGATCTGGGTATTCAGGAAAAAGGTGCCGTTCTGGTACTGAAAATTGCTGAAAGAGATTACTCCCTGTCCGAAATAAGCCGGCTTGTGGAGTCCAACGGCACCAAAATTCTGAGCAGTTACTATTCGTCCGGTGATTCGATGCGGCCCGTTTCCGATGCCCGTCTTACCCTAAAGTTAAACCGTACGCACATTACACCTTTAATTGCTACGCTGGAAAGGTTCGGATATGATATTGAAGAGGCTCATGCCAATGATCCGATCGAAAGCGTTGACCAGGAACGGCTTGATATGCTGCTTCGCTACCTGGCCACCTGATACCTTGCACTTAATTTTATTTCTTCCTTCAAAAGCCGGGACTGTTTTTGAATCGGTATTTTTGCCCGTATCTTTCGGGTGAAACAAGCTCACTTAGATTTTCTTTCATGAAAATTGCAATTCACGGACGGAATTTTAATGATTCTGCCCGCCCGTTTATCGAAAACATGTTCCATGAACTGGCAAAGAGGCAAATTGAAGTTCAGCTATCCCTGCCTTTTCGCTCCTTTCTGGACAAAAACGGTATATCTCATTTTTCCACGTTGGTTTATGACAAGCCCGAAGAGCTTTTCGATGCACGCCTCGTAGTGAGCATGGGTGGTGACGGAACGCTGCTTGAAACAATTTCACACGTTGGAAAAAGACAGATCCCCGCTATAGGGATCAACGTGGGTCGTTTGGGATTTCTGGCCACGGTTCCTCCTGAAAGGATTTCGGACATGATCACTGCCCTGGAAGTAGGCGAATTTAAAATTGATGAAAGATCCCTGGTTGCCATCGAATCTAATATCGATTTATTCGACGGGCTTAATTTCGGGCTAAACGATTTTACGATCACCAAAACGGATACTTCGTCCATGATCACGGTCCATACCTATCTGAACGAGGAGTTCCTGAATTCATACTGGGCCGACGGCCTCATCGTTTCCACGCCAACAGGCTCAACAGGATACTCGCTAAGCTGCGGCGGACCGGTACTGGTACCCCATTCTCAGAATTTTATCGTAACGCCCATCAGTCCCCATAACCTCAACGTACGCCCGCTGGTGGTGGAAGATACCGCTGTCATACGTCTTGAAGTGAAAAGCAGAAGCAGCAACTTTCTGATTTCCCTCGACGCCCGCTCACGGGTGGTGGACGAAAACACGCAACTGACGGTCCGGAAAGCTAATTTTACAGCACGGCTCATCAAAATGCTCGACGACAGTTTCCTTAACACATTGCGAAGCAAACTTTCGTGGGGCCTTGATATGCGGAACTAATTACCTGGTACTCTAAAGTAATAATCTGGCAGATTTATATATGCAACTTCTTTTTCATCCGTTTGACCTCCATCTGAAACATACCTTTACCATTGCCCACGATTCGCGGGATATCCAGAAAACGCTCGTTGTGGAATTACGGGACGGCGATTTCCGCGGATTCGGTGAAGCAACTGCCAATCCTTATTATGGCATAACCGTTGACAACATGATGGACGCATTGGCCGGGGCCAGAGTTCTGGTTGAAAAAGGGCGATTCTCCAGCGCAGAGGAGCTATGGGATCATGTTCATCCGGTATTACAATCCAACTCATTTGCGCAGTGTGCGTTGGACGAGGCCGCACACGACCTTTTTGCCAAACAAAACGGGCAGAAATTATACAAAAGCTGGGGCTTGTCAATCGACCGCAATCCGCTCACCAATTTTACAATTGGAATAGATACCGTTGAAAAAATGGTATCTAAAATGAAAGAACTTCCCTGGCCCATTTACAAAATAAAACTCGGGACGGATGACGATCTGAAGATCGTCAGAGAGCTCAGAAAAAATACTGATGCCATTTTCCGTGTGGATGCCAACTGTGCCTGGACGGCAGAACAGGCTATTGCCTTTGCCCCGGAGCTGAAGCAGCTCGGAGTGGAATTCATAGAACAGCCTCTGGCAGCAGATGATACCGCAGGGATGAAAAAAGTGTTCGCAGAAAGCGCTTTGCCGGTGATCGCAGACGAAAGCTGTATTCTGGAATCAGATGTAAAAAAGTGCCATGGCCTGTTCCACGGCGTGAACATAAAACTCACCAAATGCGGAGGCCTTACTCCTGCGAAAAGGATGATTGCAGAAGCCAGGTCACTGGGAATGAAAACGATGGTGGGATGCATGACTGAAACCAGCGTAGGTATCTCTGCTATTGCGCACCTGCTTCCCCTGCTGGATTATGTGGATATGGACGGCTCACTGCTTATCCGGAATGATCCGGCTTCGGGTGTTACCTTTGATTTTGGCAAAGTAATTTATTCCGCGGAAAACGGAACCGGCGCCGTATTGAAATAACTTAACACCTGCTTTCGATTATTTCAATGATCTACCCAACAAACCAGCTCCCTGGCAGGAAAGTGATAATGACGGACGGAGCGGAATATCTTTGGTTCAGCGGAACCGACTACCTCGGTATGGGCCACCATCAGGCTTATAAAGAATTCTTAAAACAGGGATTTTCGAGATACGGTACCCATTTTGGCAGTTCCAGGAATAACAGCCTTCGTCTGGAAATATATGAGGAAACCGAGACACTGTTTGCCGGATACGCGGGGGCCCCTGCCTCACTTCTGGTATCTTCAGGCATGTGGGCAGGCCAGCTGGTACTTAAGGAAATAGAATCAATCGCAGGAAATTCAACAGCTGATTTGGCGAAGGAGCGCATCCGGTATCATTACGCACCTGGATCACACCCCGCTATCTGGGGAAACAATTTCTGTAGTAACAATCTTGCCTGGCAGCAATGGGCTTCGCGAACGATACAGGAAATCCGGGAAAACCCGGATCATATCCATATTGTTTGCTCCGATGCCGTTGGTTCTCCCTGGGTAGCGAAACATGATTTTTCCCTGTTTTCCGATCTTCCCCGGTCCCAAAATATTTGGTTTGTAGTGGATGATTCACACGGGATTGGGGTAACAGGTGATAACGGAAAAGGTATTTATTCACCGCTTGACAAATTGCAGCAAAATAGTATTGTCGTAGCCTCTCTCAACAAAGGTATGGGGATTCCTGCAGGCGTAATTTTAGCGGCTCAGGATATCCTTGACAGACTCCGCCAATCTCCCTGGTTTGCAGGTGCGTCTCCTTCCGTGCCCGCTTACATATATGCCTTCAGGGAACTGCTCCTGGCCAATGCGTATCAGGAATGTTACGAAAAAATGATCACCAATATCCGGTATTTTGCCGATGCGCTAACTAGTTCCGGTCTTTTTGTCGGAATAGCGGATTATGCCGTCATGTGCAGCCGGAATATATCCCTTTTTGACTATCTGCTGACAAACGGGATATTCGCTTCCTGTTTTTCATATCCCCTCCCTACAGACGAACCTGTAACCAGGCTGGCCATTTCAGCATTACACGAAAAAGAAGACCTCGACCGGTTGGCCGAGGTCTGTATTCACTTTGAAAGTTAAGTTCCCTTCATGGATCAGGAATCCCTTCCGTCCAATTTGGCAAGTCGTTTCTCTTCCCTGAGTTTTTCCCTTTCCACCCTGGCCGAAACCAGAATACTTACTTCATAAAGCAGGAACAAAGGAATTGCTACCAGGATCTGGCTGTAGATATCCGGTGAAGGAGTAATGATAGCCGCTACAATCAGGATAACGATGATAGAATGCTTCCGGTACTCTCTCATGAACCCTGGCGTTAATACACCTACTCTTGAAAGCACATATACCACAACTGGAAGCTGGAACGCCACACCGCAGGCCAAAGTTAAAGTTGCCACCAGCGAGATATAAGAGGATAAGCTGAATTCATTGATGATCGACTCGTCGAGCGTAAAATTGGCGAGGAAGTTCATCGCCAGAGGTGTGACGATGTAATAGCCAAAAAACACGCCGGAAAAGAAAAGGAATGTCACATAAAATACAGCACCACGAGCGGACCGTCTCTCATAGGACCGAAGGCCCGGTTTGATGAAACGCCAGATTTCCCAGAATGCGTAGGGAAAAGCAAACACCAGTCCGGCAATAACAGCCGATGTCATACTCATCGTAAACTGATCTCCCACTCCGATGGCCTGGAGCTTGAAATTCAGCGCCTTAATACACAATTCGTCGTAACCCACTTTATCCGCCAGCTTACAAAGCATCCTGTAAGTCCAGAAGTCGGGCTGCGAAGGTGCAATGATAACATAGTGATAAATTTCCTTAATATAGACAAAAGAAAGTATGGCGAATACCAGAATCGAAGCTCCTGCCCTGATCACATGCCACCTTAACTCTTCCAGATGCCCGAGAAACGACATCTCTTTCCCTTCTTCTCCTTCTTCTTCTTCGTTATCAAATTCCTGATCTAGAGGCATACTTTTAAAATAATACTTGAAGACCTGTAATGTTTTTGCAGGATAATTCCCGCATCCATACTACCGGTACACCCGTTTTTACTAATGTTAATTAAATGCTACCTACGTGTAAATAACAGGATGCGATTATTTTACTTCCCATTAAATGAAATTACTTAAAAAAACCCGCCGGATATTCGACGGGTTACGGTATAATTTTCCTGTCCTGGATCAATCCATTACGAAAGGATAATCATTTTCCACATACACGTCTGTATATGCTTCGGATGCATCCGGAAATTCTGACTCTTCCGCAAATTGTACTGATTCAGCAACGATATCCTTTACTTTTTTGTCAACTGCCTCCAGTTCCTCTTCTGTTGCAAGCTTATTTTCCAGTATTACTGCACGGATCTGTTCAATCGGATCACGGTGTTTGTACTCTTCCACTTCCTCCTTGCTACGATATTTCTGAGGATCAGACATCGAATGTCCGCGGTAACGGTAGGTCCGGAATTCCAGGAAGGTAGGTCCGTCACCTTTACGTGCACGTTCTGCTGCTCTGGAAACAGCTTCGTGAATGGCTTCAACACTCATGCCATCCACTGGTTCAGAAGGAATGTCATATGCCTCTCCCAGTGTATAAAGCTCCGTAACATTGGATGAGCGCGCCACCGAAGTTCCCATGGCATAACCATTGTTTTCAACAACGAATATCACGGGCAGTTTCCAGCTCATGGCCATGTTCAGCGCTTCGTGAAATGCTCCCTGGCGAATTGCTCCGTCACCAAAATAACAGATACACAGGTTGCCGGTTTTATTGTATTTCTCTGCAAATGCAATACCTGCACCCAGCGGAATCTGTGCACCTACGATACCGTGCCCTCCAATAAAGTTATTTTCCTTATCGAAAATGTGCATGGAACCGCCTTTTCCCTTAGTAGTACCGGTTTTTTTACCATACAACTCTGCCATAATCGCTTTTGGATCCGTGCCCAGTGCCAGCGGAATGCCATGATCGCGATACGCGGTGATATACTTATCTCCCTTTGTCAGCGCTGTAACCGCGCCGGAAGAACAGGCTTCCTGGCCGATATAAAGGTGACAAAAACCACGGATTTTCTGCTGGCCGTAAAGCTGACCGGCTTTCTCTTCAAAACGTCGTTGTAAAAGCATATTCTCGAACCAGAACAAATATTGTTCTTTCGGATGCTGTAATTTTTTGGAGGCTGCTGCTTTCTTTTTTTCAGTAACGGTGGCCATGTATTTGGTTCTCGTTTATAAAGACAGAACTTTGTCTTAAAGTTAGTGGTTTGAACAGAGTCTGTTTTTTGCCGTACTCACGCAAATGATTTGCGAAAATAAGCATAAACTATATAACAAAGAAGTTCATGTGGCTAGAAAAGCTCCATCTTACATACTTTAAGAGTTATGAGGAGCGGGTGTTTACGTTTGGAGAACATGTAAACTGTATCATTGGCGAAAATGGAAGCGGTAAAACCAACCTTTTGGACGCGATTTATTTCCTTACGCTCACCAAAAGTGCTTTTCATAATCAGGATGCCCTGGGTATCCGGCATTCGGCAGATTTTTTTTTGATCGATGGTATTTTTTCAGATCTGGGCAGACATACACAAATTACCTGCAGCCTCCAGCGTGGACAGCGTAAAGTTTTTATGGCCGACAAAAAAAACTATGACCGCCTCAGCGAGCATATCGGCCTTTTTCCATTAGTACTGATTGCCCCCAATGATACCGACCTGATCCGCGACGGCAGTGAGGAGCGCCGCCGGTTTTTTGATGGCGTACTGGCGCAAGCCACACCGGGTTATCTCAACGATTTTTTGCAGTACAATAAAATTCTGGCACAGCGCAATGGCCTGCTCAAACTTTTCGGCGAAAGGAATTATCTTGATGAAGACCTTCTGGAAACTTATGATGAGCCGTTGATCTATCTGTCGCAAAGTATTTACGCGCACCGGAAAGCCTTCATGGATCGGTTCATGCCGCTTTTCAGAAAACATTATGCTTTTTTGAGCAGTGAAAGAGAAGAGGTTGATATCTCCTACGAAAGTGAGCTCGCCGGCGTGGATTTCCCGGCGGCATTCAGGAAAAACCGTTCCAGAGACCTGTACGCGCAAAGAACCGGAAAAGGCGCGCATAAGGATGAGTTTGTATTTGAAATCGATGGTGTTACCCTCAAAAAATTCGGATCACAAGGGCAACAAAAATCCTTTGTTATTGCCCTGAAACTGGCTCAGTTTGAGCTATTGAAAGCCGAAAAAGAAAAAACGCCCATCCTGTTGCTGGATGATATCTTTGACAAGCTGGATGACAGAAGAATCCACAAACTGATTGAACTGATCGATATCGGATTTCTCGGGCAGGTATTTATCACCGACGCTCGCCCCGAACGCTCCGAAAAAATCCTAGAAAGGGTACAAGCCGATGTGCGTTTTTTCGAGATCAGTAAGTGATGCACTCACCTGCTGGCTTATCTCATTTCATTAACAGATCATACCGTCCTTTTCCCTTCCCATCTTAAAATCCACTACACATATTTCGGATCCAGTTCCTTTGCCTCATTTACGAATTCCTTTACCTTTTGCTCATCCTCTTTTCGGCAGATCAGCAACACCCCGTCGTATTCGGCTACAATGAAGCCATCCAGCCCATTGATCACCACCAGCTTGTCTTTGGGTGTTTTGATGATCGAATTGGTTGTATTGTATAATAACAGGTTCCCGTCGGTAACATTCTGATTTTCATCTTTTTCGGATACTTCATAAAGCGATTTCCAGGTGCCCAGATCCGACCAGCCAAAACTGCTCAGCACCACATGGACGTTCTCTGCCTTTTCCATAATACCGTTGTCGATGGATATGCTTCCGCAATGCTGATAAGCTCTGCCGATAAACGCCTCTTCGGAATCCTGGTAGTAATGCGGAATCCCG
Encoded here:
- the pdhA gene encoding pyruvate dehydrogenase (acetyl-transferring) E1 component subunit alpha produces the protein MATVTEKKKAAASKKLQHPKEQYLFWFENMLLQRRFEEKAGQLYGQQKIRGFCHLYIGQEACSSGAVTALTKGDKYITAYRDHGIPLALGTDPKAIMAELYGKKTGTTKGKGGSMHIFDKENNFIGGHGIVGAQIPLGAGIAFAEKYNKTGNLCICYFGDGAIRQGAFHEALNMAMSWKLPVIFVVENNGYAMGTSVARSSNVTELYTLGEAYDIPSEPVDGMSVEAIHEAVSRAAERARKGDGPTFLEFRTYRYRGHSMSDPQKYRSKEEVEEYKHRDPIEQIRAVILENKLATEEELEAVDKKVKDIVAESVQFAEESEFPDASEAYTDVYVENDYPFVMD
- the recF gene encoding DNA replication/repair protein RecF (All proteins in this family for which functions are known are DNA-binding proteins that assist the filamentation of RecA onto DNA for the initiation of recombination or recombinational repair.); this encodes MWLEKLHLTYFKSYEERVFTFGEHVNCIIGENGSGKTNLLDAIYFLTLTKSAFHNQDALGIRHSADFFLIDGIFSDLGRHTQITCSLQRGQRKVFMADKKNYDRLSEHIGLFPLVLIAPNDTDLIRDGSEERRRFFDGVLAQATPGYLNDFLQYNKILAQRNGLLKLFGERNYLDEDLLETYDEPLIYLSQSIYAHRKAFMDRFMPLFRKHYAFLSSEREEVDISYESELAGVDFPAAFRKNRSRDLYAQRTGKGAHKDEFVFEIDGVTLKKFGSQGQQKSFVIALKLAQFELLKAEKEKTPILLLDDIFDKLDDRRIHKLIELIDIGFLGQVFITDARPERSEKILERVQADVRFFEISK